A section of the Arabiibacter massiliensis genome encodes:
- a CDS encoding FAD-dependent oxidoreductase, translating into MARMNYEANKQQAKVPMPELDPVERAKTFDEVALGYTAEDAMAEARRCIQCPKSPCVGGCPVGVPIPQFIAQVAEGNFAAAYALVKDANALPAICGRVCPQESQCEGVCTRGKNGEPVGIGRLERFVADWAFEHPEEAAAGCHPERSAQQQPLCHPERSAQREVEGSRAASAEETTAGLPDLSGKRAAVVGSGPASLTCAGELAKRGCDVTVFEALHKTGGVLTYGIPEFRLPKALVEREVSALGESGVSFEVNALVGKLYDVDELLEERGFDAVFVGTGAGIPSYLGIEGEGLNGVMAASELLTRVNLMKAYLFPEYDTPVYAGKKCVVVGGGNVAMDAARTAKRLGADVTVVYRRGREEMPARAEEVHHAEQEGIRFQLLTNPTRILGDENGWVTGVECVRMELGEPDASGRRRPMAVEGSEFVMDIDMFVIAAGSKTNPLIAQTTPGLETTPRNLIVADERTCATSKPGVFAGGDAVIGAATVILAMGAGKRAAAGIAEYLTQ; encoded by the coding sequence ATGGCGCGGATGAACTACGAGGCCAACAAGCAGCAGGCGAAAGTGCCCATGCCGGAGCTCGATCCGGTCGAGCGCGCCAAGACGTTCGACGAGGTGGCGCTGGGCTACACGGCCGAGGACGCCATGGCCGAGGCGCGCCGCTGCATCCAGTGCCCGAAGTCGCCCTGCGTGGGCGGCTGCCCGGTGGGCGTGCCTATCCCGCAGTTCATTGCGCAGGTGGCCGAGGGGAACTTCGCCGCCGCTTACGCGCTGGTGAAGGACGCGAACGCGCTGCCCGCCATCTGCGGCCGCGTGTGCCCGCAGGAGTCGCAGTGCGAGGGCGTGTGCACCCGCGGCAAGAATGGCGAGCCCGTGGGCATCGGCCGCCTGGAGCGCTTCGTCGCCGACTGGGCCTTCGAGCATCCCGAGGAAGCGGCTGCCGGTTGTCATCCTGAGCGGAGCGCGCAGCAGCAACCCCTTTGTCATCCTGAGCGGAGCGCGCAGCGCGAAGTCGAAGGATCCCGTGCGGCGTCAGCCGAGGAAACCACCGCCGGCCTTCCCGACCTCTCCGGCAAGCGCGCGGCCGTGGTGGGCTCCGGGCCGGCGTCGCTCACGTGCGCAGGCGAGCTGGCGAAGCGCGGCTGCGACGTCACCGTGTTCGAGGCGCTGCACAAGACGGGCGGCGTGCTCACCTACGGCATCCCCGAGTTCCGCCTGCCGAAGGCGCTCGTGGAGCGCGAGGTGTCCGCCCTCGGCGAGAGCGGGGTGTCGTTCGAGGTGAACGCCCTGGTGGGCAAGCTCTACGACGTCGACGAGCTGTTGGAGGAGCGCGGCTTCGACGCCGTGTTCGTGGGCACCGGCGCGGGCATCCCCAGCTATCTGGGCATCGAGGGCGAGGGCCTCAACGGCGTCATGGCGGCCAGTGAGCTTCTGACCCGCGTGAACCTCATGAAGGCCTACCTGTTCCCCGAGTACGACACGCCGGTGTACGCGGGCAAGAAGTGCGTGGTGGTGGGCGGCGGCAACGTGGCCATGGATGCGGCGCGCACCGCTAAGCGCCTGGGCGCGGACGTGACCGTGGTGTACCGCCGCGGTCGCGAGGAGATGCCGGCGCGCGCGGAGGAAGTGCATCACGCCGAGCAGGAGGGCATCAGGTTCCAGCTGCTCACGAACCCCACGCGCATCCTGGGCGATGAGAACGGCTGGGTCACCGGCGTGGAGTGCGTGCGCATGGAGCTGGGCGAGCCCGACGCGAGCGGACGGCGGCGCCCCATGGCCGTGGAGGGCAGCGAGTTCGTCATGGACATAGACATGTTCGTGATAGCGGCGGGATCGAAGACCAATCCGCTCATCGCGCAGACCACGCCGGGGTTGGAGACGACCCCGCGCAACCTCATCGTGGCTGATGAGCGTACCTGCGCCACGTCGAAGCCGGGTGTGTTCGCCGGCGGCGACGCGGTGATCGGCGCCGCGACCGTGATCCTCGCGATGGGCGCCGGCAAACGCGCCGCCGCAGGGATAGCGGAGTATTTGACGCAATAG
- the nhaA gene encoding Na+/H+ antiporter NhaA — MTETKNDGSHRIFIAEVQGHQARYKKLIQFTHSSTKAAGAMLLAAVVALIVANTGAYEAFLGFWHTEVGIFFGDAKADMSLAHVINDVFMAIFFLLVGLEVKYELTVGELTNIRQALLPIMAAVGGVIVPIAIYLVFNASNPDTAHGWGVPTATDIAFALGILALLGTRVPSGVRVFLSTLAVADDIIAILVIAVFYGHSPSPFWLGAAAVVLVALVLMNRNHIYSLIPYLLMGGVLWYCVFMSGVHSTIAGVLLAFVIPSGSRVNLKGFIDWSGKKVREARAAFQPETPVIAQGDYIETVQDLSRVARQVVPPATRLEHRLYPWVYFGILPLFALTNADVSFAGMDVGAMLSDPVLYGVLLGLLLGKPLGIMLMSFAVVKTKLASLPENVNWFHMLGASILGGVGFTMAIFVANLAFTDELHVATAKLGILAASLLAGVIGFGFLLLQAKAAQKRGVAYLSTPGDDVESLQTADSEAVRDIEDILRDLQDPGIRQQIDAARRRDGIFEIEVNLGESGLLGGGSIQDVREAVRDEVVRVLREEGEEDILQKVQQEFRENAGEPPLNGVEEVLRREGEQALRREGEDAEGMSGGKDDGPGKRE; from the coding sequence ATGACGGAAACGAAGAACGACGGCAGCCATCGCATCTTCATCGCGGAAGTGCAGGGCCACCAGGCGCGATACAAGAAGCTCATCCAGTTCACCCACTCCTCGACGAAGGCGGCCGGTGCCATGCTGCTCGCCGCCGTGGTGGCGCTCATCGTGGCCAACACGGGCGCGTACGAGGCGTTCCTCGGGTTCTGGCACACCGAGGTGGGCATCTTCTTCGGCGACGCCAAAGCCGACATGTCGCTCGCGCACGTCATCAACGATGTGTTCATGGCCATCTTCTTCCTGCTGGTAGGCCTTGAGGTGAAGTACGAGCTCACGGTGGGCGAGCTCACGAACATCCGCCAGGCGCTGCTGCCCATCATGGCGGCCGTGGGCGGCGTGATCGTACCCATCGCCATCTACCTGGTGTTCAACGCCTCCAACCCCGACACCGCGCACGGCTGGGGCGTGCCCACCGCCACCGACATCGCGTTCGCGCTCGGTATCCTGGCGCTTCTGGGCACCCGCGTGCCCAGCGGCGTGCGCGTGTTTTTGAGCACGCTCGCCGTGGCCGACGACATCATCGCCATCCTCGTGATCGCCGTCTTCTACGGCCACAGCCCCTCGCCGTTCTGGCTGGGCGCGGCGGCGGTGGTGCTGGTGGCCCTCGTGCTGATGAACCGCAACCATATCTACTCGCTCATCCCGTATCTGCTGATGGGCGGCGTGCTGTGGTACTGCGTGTTCATGTCGGGCGTGCACTCCACCATCGCCGGCGTGCTGCTGGCGTTCGTCATCCCGTCGGGCTCGCGCGTGAACCTGAAGGGCTTCATCGACTGGTCGGGCAAGAAGGTGCGCGAGGCTCGCGCCGCCTTCCAGCCCGAGACGCCGGTCATCGCGCAGGGCGACTACATCGAGACGGTGCAGGACCTGAGCCGCGTGGCGCGCCAGGTGGTGCCGCCCGCGACGCGCCTCGAGCACCGGCTGTACCCGTGGGTGTACTTCGGCATCCTGCCGCTGTTCGCGCTCACCAACGCCGACGTGAGCTTCGCCGGCATGGACGTGGGCGCGATGCTCTCCGACCCGGTGCTCTACGGCGTGCTTCTGGGCCTTCTGCTGGGCAAGCCGCTCGGCATCATGCTGATGAGCTTCGCCGTGGTGAAGACGAAGCTGGCCTCGCTGCCCGAGAACGTGAACTGGTTCCATATGCTGGGCGCGTCCATCCTGGGCGGCGTGGGCTTCACGATGGCCATCTTCGTGGCGAACCTCGCGTTCACCGACGAGTTGCACGTGGCCACGGCGAAGCTCGGCATCCTGGCGGCGTCGCTTCTGGCGGGCGTCATCGGCTTCGGATTCCTGTTGCTACAGGCCAAAGCGGCGCAGAAGCGCGGCGTGGCGTACCTGTCCACCCCGGGCGACGACGTGGAGAGCCTGCAGACCGCCGACAGCGAGGCCGTGCGCGACATCGAGGACATCCTGCGCGATCTGCAGGATCCCGGCATCAGGCAGCAGATCGACGCGGCCCGCCGCCGCGACGGCATCTTCGAGATCGAGGTGAACCTGGGCGAGAGCGGCCTTTTGGGCGGCGGCTCCATCCAGGACGTGCGCGAGGCCGTGCGCGACGAGGTGGTGCGCGTACTGCGCGAGGAAGGCGAGGAGGACATCCTGCAGAAGGTGCAGCAGGAGTTCCGCGAGAACGCCGGCGAGCCGCCGCTCAACGGGGTGGAGGAGGTGCTGCGGCGCGAGGGCGAGCAGGCCCTTCGCCGCGAGGGCGAAGACGCCGAGGGCATGTCCGGCGGCAAGGACGACGGGCCTGGCAAGCGGGAATAG
- a CDS encoding type II toxin-antitoxin system VapC family toxin: MASQQSTLLVDTNVWLDYYLPNRPGHAEALSFILFAYEHGYPLLYPAAIVKDVFYLTANAFKRDMRNETGTLTERDAAAASAGAWGCVLHLREQATAVGADESDLWMACKLRSVHNDLEDNLIVAAAERASATYLITNDEALIKHSPVAALTPSDALALLQAKMA, translated from the coding sequence ATGGCTAGCCAACAGTCCACCCTTCTCGTCGACACGAACGTCTGGCTCGACTATTATCTGCCCAACAGGCCAGGACACGCCGAGGCGCTCTCATTCATACTGTTCGCATACGAGCACGGTTATCCGTTGCTGTACCCTGCCGCCATCGTCAAAGACGTGTTCTACCTTACCGCGAACGCATTCAAGCGCGATATGCGCAACGAGACAGGCACGCTCACCGAACGCGACGCGGCGGCGGCATCGGCAGGAGCTTGGGGATGCGTGCTCCACCTGCGCGAGCAGGCCACCGCCGTGGGTGCCGACGAGTCGGATTTGTGGATGGCGTGCAAGCTGCGCAGCGTCCATAACGACCTGGAGGACAACCTGATCGTGGCCGCCGCCGAGCGCGCGAGCGCGACGTACCTGATCACCAACGACGAGGCTCTCATCAAGCACTCCCCCGTCGCCGCCCTCACCCCCAGCGACGCCCTCGCACTGCTGCAAGCCAAAATGGCATAA
- a CDS encoding helix-turn-helix transcriptional regulator, giving the protein MTQARTADQTPLSRIAEACGAFLPSFLGLAATRVWLQSNHFASYSQSDDGMFTVVSQLLYGLTMVVGALIALRRPFSKRGRTVVAWLGFAVMTFATVLILAGKETDAPGLLAAASVVAGIGGALGGGMWTAAYVRLGMRQAVLYGFLSLALGSLGGLALSFMPEATGLTVSMFMPAIALLCYQRALKADVGQLPAPEPVYDKEPRTTMLFIFGGLAVFGLALGVARGFPAGEPVPLDALQRIVHQVGVAAISLFIIWWAIVRRNRLSFSFLWRIEIMLVAAGMLMLSVFPGHLTGIAIATVNIADTLMLGVLWVTLQDVARHTTVDVYSVYGFAWAARVLSRDAGRVLVMVLGAAGLSSYAVTAVVGIVVFALAASTAILLSDGIPRTRPLFAEDEARPIRKKAEPGARAEHREVAPQAEAVEWLRETFDLSDREAEVAALIAQGRSKTYIAEQLFLSENTVRTHAKNAYAKAGVHSKQELMDLLQER; this is encoded by the coding sequence ATGACGCAGGCCCGCACGGCAGATCAGACGCCGCTTTCGCGCATCGCAGAGGCGTGCGGGGCGTTCCTGCCGTCGTTTCTGGGCCTGGCGGCCACGCGGGTATGGCTGCAGAGCAACCACTTCGCCTCGTACTCGCAGAGCGACGACGGCATGTTCACCGTGGTCAGCCAGCTGCTCTACGGGCTCACCATGGTCGTGGGCGCGCTGATCGCGCTGCGCCGGCCCTTCAGCAAGCGCGGGCGCACCGTGGTGGCGTGGCTCGGCTTCGCCGTGATGACGTTCGCCACCGTGCTCATCCTAGCCGGGAAGGAGACCGACGCGCCCGGCCTGCTGGCGGCGGCCAGCGTGGTGGCGGGCATTGGCGGCGCGCTGGGCGGCGGCATGTGGACGGCCGCCTACGTGCGGCTGGGGATGCGCCAGGCGGTGCTGTACGGGTTCCTGTCGCTCGCGCTCGGGTCGCTCGGCGGGCTCGCGCTCAGCTTCATGCCCGAGGCGACGGGGCTCACGGTGAGCATGTTCATGCCGGCCATCGCGCTTCTGTGCTACCAGCGGGCGCTCAAGGCCGACGTGGGGCAGCTGCCCGCGCCCGAGCCCGTGTACGACAAGGAGCCGCGCACCACCATGCTGTTCATCTTCGGCGGGCTGGCGGTGTTCGGCCTGGCCTTGGGCGTGGCGCGCGGATTCCCCGCAGGCGAGCCGGTGCCGCTGGACGCGCTGCAGCGCATCGTGCACCAGGTGGGCGTGGCGGCCATCAGCCTGTTCATCATCTGGTGGGCTATCGTGCGCCGCAACCGCCTGAGCTTCTCGTTTCTGTGGCGCATCGAGATCATGCTGGTGGCGGCAGGCATGCTCATGCTCTCGGTGTTCCCGGGACACCTGACGGGGATCGCCATCGCCACCGTGAACATCGCCGACACGCTCATGCTGGGCGTCTTATGGGTGACGCTGCAGGACGTAGCGCGCCACACCACCGTGGACGTGTATTCGGTATACGGGTTCGCCTGGGCGGCGCGCGTGCTGTCGCGCGATGCGGGGCGGGTGCTCGTGATGGTGCTGGGCGCGGCGGGCCTGTCGTCCTACGCCGTGACCGCCGTCGTGGGCATCGTGGTGTTCGCGCTGGCCGCGAGCACGGCCATCCTGCTGTCGGACGGCATCCCGCGCACCCGGCCGCTGTTCGCCGAAGACGAGGCGCGGCCGATCAGGAAGAAGGCGGAACCCGGCGCGCGGGCGGAGCACCGAGAAGTCGCGCCGCAAGCCGAAGCCGTGGAGTGGCTGCGCGAGACGTTCGACCTGTCCGATCGCGAGGCGGAGGTGGCCGCGCTCATCGCGCAGGGACGCAGCAAAACCTACATCGCCGAGCAGCTGTTCCTCTCCGAGAACACCGTGCGCACCCACGCGAAGAACGCCTACGCGAAGGCGGGCGTCCACTCCAAGCAGGAGCTCATGGACCTGCTGCAGGAGCGTTGA
- the glmU gene encoding bifunctional UDP-N-acetylglucosamine diphosphorylase/glucosamine-1-phosphate N-acetyltransferase GlmU yields the protein MEAAAIVLAAGAGTRMKSKKPKVAHQILGKPLVRWVVDAAREAGVERVVSVVGHAREQVIPLVEADTAVAVQESQNGTAGAVLVCAEALADFDGSLVVLSGDSPLITPDTIARLVRAREEADAAVVVLTMELENPFGYGRIVRDADGAVARIVEQKDASPEEAALRECNSGFYCFDARALFDALAQVGNDNAQGEFYLTDVLEICRNAGRPVLALVTDDASECLGVNSRAQLAEATKHLQRRINAAHMAGGVTMTDPDQVWIGPDVVLEQDVELLPQTFLMGSTSVGEDSVIGPNSRLTDTVVGRGCVVDETVAVEARIDDGATCGPRAYLRPAAHLCEGAKAGTHVEIKKSTVGKGSKVPHLSYIGDTTIGEDVNIGAGSITCNYDGKKKHATVIGDGAFIGSDTMMVAPVSIGAGAVVGAGSCITKDVAPDALALTRPDHREIPGWAAKKRAQQAEG from the coding sequence ATGGAAGCTGCCGCCATCGTTCTCGCCGCTGGGGCGGGCACCCGCATGAAGTCCAAGAAGCCCAAGGTGGCCCACCAGATACTGGGCAAGCCCCTCGTCCGCTGGGTGGTGGACGCGGCGCGCGAGGCCGGCGTGGAGCGCGTGGTGTCGGTGGTGGGGCATGCGCGCGAGCAGGTGATTCCCCTGGTGGAGGCCGACACGGCCGTGGCGGTGCAGGAGTCGCAGAACGGCACGGCGGGCGCGGTGCTCGTGTGCGCCGAGGCGCTGGCGGACTTCGACGGCTCGCTTGTGGTGCTCTCGGGCGACTCGCCGCTCATCACGCCGGACACCATCGCGCGGCTCGTGCGGGCGCGCGAGGAGGCCGACGCGGCCGTGGTGGTGCTCACGATGGAGCTTGAGAACCCCTTCGGCTACGGGCGCATCGTGCGCGACGCCGACGGCGCGGTGGCGCGCATCGTGGAGCAGAAGGACGCCTCGCCCGAGGAGGCGGCGCTGCGCGAGTGCAACTCCGGGTTCTACTGCTTCGACGCCCGTGCGCTGTTCGACGCGCTTGCCCAGGTGGGCAACGACAACGCGCAGGGTGAGTTCTACCTCACCGACGTGCTGGAGATCTGCCGCAACGCGGGGCGGCCCGTGCTCGCGCTCGTCACCGACGACGCGTCCGAGTGCCTGGGCGTGAACTCGCGCGCGCAGCTGGCCGAGGCCACCAAGCACTTGCAGCGCCGCATCAACGCCGCGCACATGGCGGGCGGCGTGACCATGACCGACCCCGATCAGGTGTGGATCGGGCCCGACGTGGTGCTCGAGCAGGATGTGGAGCTGCTGCCGCAGACGTTCCTCATGGGCTCCACGAGCGTGGGGGAGGACAGCGTGATCGGCCCGAACTCGCGCTTGACCGACACCGTGGTGGGACGCGGCTGCGTCGTGGACGAGACGGTGGCCGTGGAGGCGCGCATCGACGACGGCGCCACGTGCGGCCCGCGCGCCTACCTGCGCCCGGCCGCGCACCTGTGCGAGGGCGCGAAGGCCGGCACGCACGTGGAGATCAAGAAGTCCACGGTGGGCAAGGGCTCGAAGGTGCCGCACCTGTCCTATATCGGCGACACCACCATCGGCGAGGACGTGAACATCGGGGCCGGCTCCATCACCTGCAACTACGACGGCAAGAAGAAGCACGCCACCGTCATCGGCGACGGCGCGTTCATCGGCAGCGACACTATGATGGTGGCTCCGGTGAGCATCGGCGCGGGCGCCGTCGTGGGCGCGGGCTCGTGCATCACGAAGGACGTCGCCCCCGACGCGCTCGCCCTCACGCGCCCCGACCACCGCGAGATCCCCGGCTGGGCCGCCAAGAAGCGCGCCCAGCAAGCCGAGGGGTAG
- a CDS encoding translation repressor RelB produces MASDTVQMNTRIGRALKDNGDAALERAGYSPSQAVRKLWEFAARNAHNPRAIQNLLEDEDEAARSEAEEERARRREVALRGANIMAEAYERLGITPSDWTKNASYEEMRDYALLERLRERGLDG; encoded by the coding sequence ATGGCATCAGACACCGTGCAGATGAACACGCGCATCGGGCGCGCGCTCAAGGACAACGGCGACGCGGCGCTCGAGCGGGCGGGCTACTCGCCCTCGCAGGCGGTCCGCAAGCTGTGGGAGTTCGCCGCGCGCAACGCGCACAACCCGCGCGCCATCCAGAACCTGCTCGAGGATGAGGACGAAGCGGCCCGCAGCGAAGCCGAAGAGGAGCGCGCGCGAAGGCGGGAGGTCGCCCTCAGAGGGGCGAACATCATGGCCGAAGCGTACGAACGGCTTGGAATCACGCCTTCGGACTGGACGAAGAACGCGTCCTACGAAGAGATGCGCGACTACGCCCTGCTCGAGCGCCTTAGGGAACGGGGCCTCGATGGCTAG
- a CDS encoding FAD-dependent oxidoreductase — translation MKETKTINTAQPKLTRRQFAKLLTGGAATMALGSLFGCTTQQAAAAEAHATFDYDVVVLGGGGAGVTAVGQAAAAGAKAVLVEKMAWLAGSSSLAIGTFYGAGTQLQKAAGIEDDPAGLLDYFLSRGGDKLDYDVQKFCADHFGETIDWLVGELGVPFKDKVSKKGKDTVERGHNCVNNAMDALRAVTAFAQEKGAEFHFGTAVESLVVDDSGAVCGVLAKRGNGETVRYNAKNVIVATGGFCRNEGMIDEYCPDYSGVYTEVGVGCTGEGLKMGLDLGADYVGHGGTNGILACPVEPGQSKLINKQALWITTAGERFTNEGGQTHDIYYDVAHFDDQKFYAVYDQAMVDALNEDLRPKFEFGLEEGMFAKGETVAEAASALGIDGAAAQAALDAYNELAAAGEDTQFKKKAENLIPLTTAPYYVLTMGVCTHGSFGGYRVNTEFKVLDTAGEPIPNLYAAGEVCCGTFIYDDYPAGGCGLNWSYTSGRFAGKNAAEAALA, via the coding sequence ATGAAAGAGACGAAGACGATCAACACGGCGCAGCCGAAGCTCACGCGCCGCCAGTTCGCGAAGCTGCTCACGGGCGGCGCGGCCACGATGGCGCTCGGCAGCCTGTTCGGGTGCACAACGCAGCAGGCGGCTGCGGCCGAGGCGCACGCCACGTTCGACTACGACGTGGTGGTGCTCGGAGGCGGCGGCGCGGGCGTGACGGCGGTCGGCCAGGCGGCGGCTGCGGGCGCGAAGGCGGTGCTGGTGGAGAAGATGGCGTGGCTGGCCGGTTCGAGCTCGCTCGCCATCGGCACGTTCTACGGCGCGGGCACGCAGCTGCAGAAGGCCGCCGGCATCGAGGACGATCCCGCAGGGCTGCTGGACTACTTCCTCTCGCGCGGCGGCGACAAGCTGGACTACGACGTGCAGAAGTTCTGCGCCGACCACTTCGGCGAGACCATCGATTGGCTCGTCGGCGAGCTGGGCGTGCCGTTCAAGGATAAGGTGTCCAAGAAGGGCAAGGACACGGTGGAGCGCGGCCACAACTGCGTGAATAACGCCATGGATGCCCTGCGCGCCGTGACGGCGTTCGCCCAGGAAAAGGGCGCGGAGTTCCACTTCGGCACGGCGGTGGAGTCGCTCGTGGTGGACGATTCCGGTGCGGTGTGCGGCGTGCTCGCGAAGCGCGGCAACGGCGAGACGGTGCGTTACAACGCCAAGAACGTCATCGTGGCCACCGGCGGGTTCTGCCGCAACGAGGGCATGATCGACGAGTACTGCCCCGACTACTCGGGCGTGTACACCGAGGTGGGCGTGGGCTGCACGGGCGAGGGCCTCAAGATGGGCCTCGACCTGGGTGCGGACTACGTGGGCCACGGCGGCACGAACGGCATCCTCGCGTGCCCGGTGGAGCCCGGCCAGTCCAAACTCATCAACAAGCAGGCGCTGTGGATCACCACGGCCGGCGAGCGCTTCACCAACGAGGGCGGCCAGACGCACGACATCTACTACGACGTGGCGCACTTCGACGACCAGAAGTTCTATGCGGTGTACGACCAGGCCATGGTGGACGCGCTGAACGAGGATCTGCGTCCGAAGTTCGAGTTCGGCCTGGAAGAGGGCATGTTCGCGAAGGGCGAGACGGTGGCCGAGGCCGCGAGCGCGCTCGGCATCGACGGGGCTGCGGCCCAGGCGGCGCTCGACGCGTACAACGAGCTGGCGGCCGCCGGCGAGGACACCCAGTTCAAGAAGAAGGCCGAGAACCTCATCCCGCTGACGACCGCGCCGTACTACGTGCTCACCATGGGCGTGTGCACGCACGGCAGCTTCGGCGGCTACCGCGTGAACACCGAGTTCAAAGTGCTCGACACGGCCGGCGAGCCCATCCCCAACCTGTACGCGGCCGGCGAGGTGTGCTGCGGCACGTTCATCTACGACGACTACCCGGCGGGCGGCTGCGGCCTGAACTGGTCCTACACCTCCGGCCGCTTCGCGGGGAAGAACGCCGCGGAGGCTGCTCTGGCGTAG
- the raiA gene encoding ribosome-associated translation inhibitor RaiA has product MSITVTGRKMPVTDALRQYAEEKIGNSMKVMDIDPLVAEVVLYVEKNPANPRPACCEVTLRTKGHIVRVEECEEDMYAAIDVSAAKVVRQLRKYKTKVIDRKLRAADETIRIEPGPVGELDVDGLMQELAADDEVVRVKKIAFEPLTEEEALVKIDLLGHDFFAYTDRDSGLVNVLYRRDDGGYGLLMQTEEA; this is encoded by the coding sequence ATGAGCATTACCGTCACCGGACGCAAAATGCCTGTAACCGATGCACTGCGTCAGTACGCCGAGGAGAAGATCGGCAACTCCATGAAGGTCATGGACATCGACCCGCTGGTAGCCGAGGTCGTGCTCTACGTTGAGAAGAACCCCGCGAACCCCCGCCCCGCCTGCTGCGAGGTCACGCTTCGCACGAAGGGCCACATCGTGCGCGTGGAGGAATGCGAGGAGGACATGTACGCCGCTATCGACGTGTCGGCCGCCAAGGTGGTTCGCCAGCTGCGCAAGTACAAGACCAAGGTCATCGACCGCAAGCTGCGCGCCGCCGACGAGACCATCCGCATCGAGCCGGGCCCGGTGGGCGAGCTGGACGTGGACGGGCTCATGCAGGAGCTCGCGGCCGACGACGAGGTCGTGCGCGTGAAGAAGATCGCCTTCGAGCCGCTCACCGAGGAGGAGGCGCTCGTGAAGATCGACCTTCTGGGCCACGACTTCTTCGCCTACACCGATCGCGACTCCGGCCTGGTGAACGTGCTCTATCGCCGCGACGACGGCGGCTACGGCCTGCTCATGCAGACTGAAGAGGCGTAA
- a CDS encoding folylpolyglutamate synthase/dihydrofolate synthase family protein: MSFDPIAYINEPRWLESRLGLDRIRKLLERLGRPQDRLKFVHVAGTNGKGSTCAYLASILQAAGFRTGLFTSPYLITFEERIRVDGANITLGELTDVTLEVREQAEAMADHPTEFELMTAVALVHFARQGCDAAVLEVGLGGRLDSTNVIDPPEVAVIARIGLDHTKLLGNTLAAIAGEKAGIVKPGSAVVSYPQEPEAMAVVEQAAAEAGDALTVVDLAQLEAHDVSRETLVRPFSYKGRPYRTRLLGSYQPANAALAIEAALALRGCGWDIPDEAVAEGIERTQWPGRFEIADAGEGRPTIVVDGGHNPQGARALVESLDDVFPGQEPVFLIGVLEDKDYPAMLETVLPHGSAFVCVAPDNPRALPAHKLARAIRWTGQDLLGCSACVNPYVARDMDDGLAKARELAGAGGLVCAFGSLYSIGALKAAL; encoded by the coding sequence ATGTCGTTCGATCCGATCGCGTACATCAACGAGCCGCGGTGGCTGGAGTCGCGGCTGGGGCTCGACCGCATCCGCAAGTTGCTCGAGCGGCTGGGCCGCCCGCAGGACCGCCTCAAGTTCGTGCACGTGGCCGGCACGAACGGCAAGGGCTCCACCTGCGCCTACCTCGCGTCCATCTTGCAGGCGGCCGGCTTTCGCACGGGGCTGTTCACGAGCCCCTACCTCATCACGTTCGAGGAGCGCATCCGCGTGGACGGCGCGAACATCACGCTTGGCGAGCTGACCGATGTGACGCTCGAGGTGCGCGAGCAGGCCGAGGCCATGGCCGACCATCCCACCGAGTTCGAGCTCATGACCGCCGTCGCGCTCGTGCACTTCGCGCGCCAAGGCTGCGACGCGGCGGTGCTCGAAGTGGGCCTGGGCGGCCGGCTCGATTCCACGAATGTCATCGACCCGCCCGAGGTGGCCGTCATCGCGCGCATCGGGCTCGACCACACGAAGCTCCTCGGGAACACGCTCGCGGCCATCGCGGGGGAGAAGGCGGGCATCGTGAAGCCGGGCTCGGCCGTGGTGTCGTACCCCCAGGAGCCCGAGGCGATGGCCGTGGTGGAACAAGCGGCCGCCGAGGCTGGCGATGCGTTGACGGTGGTCGACCTCGCGCAACTCGAAGCGCATGATGTTTCACGTGAAACACTTGTGCGCCCCTTCTCCTACAAGGGCCGGCCGTACCGCACGCGACTGCTCGGCAGCTACCAGCCGGCCAATGCGGCGCTCGCCATCGAGGCGGCCCTCGCCCTGCGCGGCTGCGGGTGGGACATCCCCGACGAGGCGGTTGCCGAAGGCATCGAGCGGACGCAGTGGCCGGGGCGTTTCGAGATCGCGGACGCGGGGGAGGGCCGGCCCACCATCGTGGTGGACGGCGGGCACAACCCGCAGGGCGCCCGCGCGCTCGTGGAGTCGCTCGACGACGTGTTCCCCGGCCAGGAGCCCGTGTTCCTCATCGGGGTACTCGAGGACAAGGACTACCCGGCCATGCTGGAGACGGTGCTGCCGCACGGCAGCGCGTTCGTGTGCGTCGCGCCCGACAACCCGCGCGCGCTGCCGGCGCACAAGCTGGCCCGCGCCATCCGCTGGACCGGCCAGGATCTGCTCGGCTGCTCGGCCTGCGTGAACCCCTACGTCGCCCGCGACATGGACGACGGCCTCGCGAAGGCCCGCGAGCTCGCTGGCGCGGGCGGCCTCGTGTGCGCCTTCGGCAGCCTCTACTCGATCGGTGCCCTCAAAGCCGCGCTCTAG
- a CDS encoding acyl carrier protein translates to MATIDTIKNILEENLDIDPATVEESSTFESLGIDSLDMVELICDLEEACEVDFGEPEGLNTVGDLVSYIDSL, encoded by the coding sequence ATGGCCACCATCGACACCATCAAGAACATCCTCGAGGAGAACCTCGACATCGACCCCGCCACCGTGGAGGAGTCGTCCACGTTCGAGTCGCTCGGCATCGACTCGCTCGACATGGTGGAGCTCATCTGCGACCTCGAGGAGGCCTGCGAGGTGGACTTCGGCGAACCCGAGGGCCTGAACACCGTCGGCGACCTCGTGAGCTACATCGACTCGCTGTAA